GCGGGGCGACCGGACGCTGTTCATCAGCTCCGAGGAGGTGGACCGGCTCTGGGAGATCTTCCAGCCGGTCCTCGACCGCCGGCCGACGACGGAGCCCTACGCTTGTGGGACGTGGGGGCCGGCGTCGGCACTGGAGCTGCCCCTCGGCGGCTGGCGACTCGGCAACCATCCCGCCTCACCGAACGGTCAGTGATCCGGGCGGGACCACGCCTCCGACTGGGTGAGCCTGAACAGATAGGCCAGCGGCGGGACCACGACCACGACGGCCAACCCGACGGCGACGAGCAGCCCCTGCAGGGTCGCGGTGGCCCCGGCCGCGTCGGCGATCGTGACCTCGTCGACGAGCAGCCAGGGGTACTGACCCACGCCCCACCCGGAGACCACGGCGGCGACCGCGAGGACCGCGGTGACCCGCGCGACGGCGTACCTGCGGGCCCACAGCAGCGCCATCGTCGCCACGCCGGCCAGGCCCGCGAGCGCGACCAGCGGGGCGGCCCGGCCCTCGAGCCCCGCGGCCAGCGTGGGCGCGTCGCGGTCGATCGGCACCAGCGCGGCGAACACGACCACGCCGGTGACGGCACCGACGGCGAGCGCCCGGACGCGCAGCTCGTCGGCCAGCCGCTCCTGGCCGCTGCGCCGGGCGTCGGCGACCAGGAAGACACCGGCGAGGAAGGCGCAGGTCCCGACCGCGATCGCGCCCCCGAACAGCGAGGTCGGGTTGACCCACGACGCCCAGCGGTCGCCCGTGCCGTCGAGCGGCACCCGGCCGGACGCGATGCCGCCCGCGACCGTGCCGAGGAAGAACGGCGTGATGATCGACGAGGTGGCGAACACGATGCCGAACAGGCGCGCCTGGGCCAGGGTGGCGGCGTACTTGCGGAAGGCGAAGCTCGCGCCGCGCAGCACGATCCCGAGCAGGGCCAGTAGCAGCGGCAGGACCAGGGTCGCCATGGCCGCGGCGAAGGACGCGGGGAATCCGGTCCACCAGATGACCAGCACGTAGATCAGCCAGACGTGGTTGGCCTCCCAGACCGGCCCGATGCTGTGGTCGACCAGGGTCCGCAGCTCCGCGCCGCGCCGGCTGCTGCCCGCGGTGAGGTCGAAGAAGCCGGAGCCGAAGTCGGCACCGCCGAGGACGGCGTAGGCGATGACCCCGACGAAGAGCGCGGCCGCGACGGCCAGCTCGAGGCTCATCCCCTCACCTCCGGGACCTCGGGGGCGTAGGGACTGGGCAGGTCCGCGTCGCCCGCGCGCCAGCGGCGGGCCATCGAGCGGAGGACGACGACCGCGCCGACGGTCATCGCCGTGTAGACCACGGTGCTGATGCCGAGCAGCCACCACAGGCTCGCGGAGTAGTCGCCCACCGCCTCGGGCGTGCGCATGACGCCGTACACGATCCACGGCTGACGGCCGACCTCCGTGGCGATCCAACCCGCCTCGAGCGCGATGACGGCCAACGGCCCGGCCGCGGCGGCGAAGCGGAGGAACCACCGCTTCTCCAGCAGGTCGCGCCCTCGTCGGCGCTGGAACCAGAACCACACGACGGCGGCTGCGAGCAGGGTGCCGATGCCGACCATGGTCTGGAAGGCCAGGTGGGTCAGGTTGACCGGCGGGTGGTCCTCCTCGGGGATGGTGTCGAGGCCGGGCACCGGCTTGTCGGGTGAGTTCATCGCGATCAGGGACCCGAGGTAGGGGATGTCGATCGAGTACTTCACCTCGCCGTCGACCAGGATCCCGCCCAGTCGCAGCGGCGAGGGACTCTCGGTCGTCTCGGCCAGCTCGAAGGCCGCCAGCTTGGCGGGCTGCCGCTCATCGAGGCCGAAGCCGAGCACGTGCCCGACGAAGGGCTGGGTCACCGCGGCGATCGACGCGAAGACGAACGGGACCAGGAAGCCCAACCGGTGGTGCGCGTCGCGGCGCCCACGGAGCATGCCGACGGCGTACACGCCGGCGATGGTGAACCCGGCCAGCATGTAGGCGCCGACCCACATGTGGGCGAACTGCACGAAGGTCTGCAGGTTGAAGAGCACCGCCCACGGCTGGACGTCGGTGACCGCGCCGTCGACGATCCGGAAGCCGGTCGGTGCGTTCATCCAGGCGTTGACCGCGAGCACGCAGTAGGCACCGATGACACCGGTGATCGCCATCGGCAGGACCATCAGCACGTGCCGCTTCGGTGGCATCCGGCCCCAGCCGTAGAGGTAGATGCCGAGGAAGATCGCCTCGAGGAAGAAGGCCAGCCCCTCGAACGCGAACGGCAGCCCCAGGACGTCGCCGTAGGTGCCCATCAGGCCGGGCCAGAGCAGGCCCATCTCGAAGCTGAGGACCGTGCCGGACACGGCGCCGATGGCGAAGAGCACGGCCGAGACCTTCGCCCAGCGCTTCGCGAGCTCGAGCGCCACCGGGTCCTTCCGGCGGATGCCGATGAGGTGCATCGTGAAGATCATCGCCGGGAACGCGACGCCGAAGCAGGCCAGCACGATGTGCCAGCCGAGCGAGAGCGCCATCTGCTGTCGGGCGGGCAGCAGGCCCGCGGGCTCGGCCTCGGCGGCGAGGTGGGTGAGGGCGGTGACGACGTCGGGGGCCAGCACCCTTCGACCGTAGCCTTTGTGAATGCGTTCACAAAGTCGCCGCAGGTGTCACTTCCGCCACACCCCTGGGGTACGCCGACGGGCCGGTCAGCGGCGCAGGTCGGTGAGCGCGATCCGCACCGTCAGCGACTCCCCCGCCATCCGGATCCGGCCGCGCATGCCGGCCGCGAGCACCATCGGGAGGACCGCCTTGGTGTCCGAGGGTGCCGTCAGCACGATCTCCTCCGCGCCCGCCGAGCGCGCCGCGCGGGCGACGTCGGCGAGCAGCCGGGTGCCGACGCCGCGCCGGTGCCAGGCGGGGTCGACCCACAGGTCGACGGGCCACGGCGCGTCGCCCTCGGCCCGCGCGTACTCCGCCCGTCCGGCGACCTTGCCGCCCGCCAGCGCGGACACCACCTCGCCCGTGGTCACGAACTCCGGGTCGCCCGCTCCGGGCTGGTGCGGGGCGGGCGGCACCTGGGTGTCGAGGACCTCGCCGACTAACTCCGCGAGCGCGTGCGCCCGGGCCCGCTCGGTCGGGGTGAAGGGGGTGTCGCGGCGGATCTGGATCGTGGCCGACCCGCCGACCACCATCTCCAGCACGTCGTCGGCGCCGGTGCTGGGCGCGACGTCGGCGTCGAACAGGTGCGCCGCCACGTCGGGGAAGGACGCCGGCTGCGCGATGATCTCGCGCACGGCCCGGACGTATCGGGTCGGCTGATCCTCGAGTGCCGCCGTCGTGACCGGTGCGGCGGACACCGCGGAACCCCCGGCCCGGGTGACCAGCTCCTGGAGCTGGTCGCGGGTCCATTCGGGTGGCACCTGGAGCACCAGCTCGTCGGTCACGGAGGTGCCCTCGGGGAACACCTGGACCGTCACGATGTTGACCCCCGCCCGCCCGCAGGCCGCCGCCAGCTCGGCCAACGCCCCGGGGCGGTCGGCCAGTCCGGCTCGCACGCGCCACAGCATGTCCTCACTATGCCGGACGGAGGTCACGCCGCGCGATCATCGGTGTTTCATCGACCCGTCGCATCTGAACCCCAAAAACACGCCGACCCGTCGCGTTCGAACGCGACGGGTCGGTGTGGAGTGGATCAGTGGCCGTGACCGTGCCCGTGGCCGTGACCGGCCGCCTCGGGCTGCTCCTCCTCGGGCTTGTCGACGACCAGGGTCTCGGTCGTCAGCAGCATGCCCGCCACGGAGACCGCGTTGGCCAGCGCCGAACGGGTCACCTTGACCGGGTCGATGACACCCTGCGCGAGGAGGTCGCCGTACTCGCCGGTCGCGGCGTTGTAGCCGTTGCCGACGCCGAGCTCGCGGACCTTGTGGGTGACGACATAGCCGTTCTCGCCGCCGTTCTCGGCGATCCAGCGCAGCGGCTCCTCGACGGCCTTGCGGACGATCCGGACACCGACCGCCTCGTCACCGCTGAGACCGAGGTCGTCGTCCAGCGCGGAGGAGGCGTGGATGATCGCGGAGCCGCCACCGGGGACGATGCCCTCCTCGATCGCGGCGCGCGTCGCGGAGACGGCGTCCTCGATCCGGTGCTTCTTCTCCTTCAGCTCCACCTCGGTGTGGGCGCCGACCTTGATCACCACGACGCCGCCGGAGAGCTTGGCCAGCCGCTCCTGGAGCTTCTCGGTGTCCCAGTCGGAGTCGGAGGCCTCGATCTCCTTCTTGATCTGCTCGACGCGACCGTTGACGTCGGCGGCCTCACCGGCGCCGTCGATGATCGTGGTGTTGTCCTTGGTGACCACGATGCGACGGGCCTGGCCCAGCACGTCGAGGCCGACCTGGTCGAGCTTGAGGCCGACCTCGGGCGAGATGACCTGACCGCCCGTGAGCACCGCGATGTCCTGCAGCATCGCCTTGCGGCGGTCGCCGAAGGCCGGGGCCTTCACGGCGACGGCGTTGAAGGTGCCGCGGATCTTGTTGACGACCAGCGTCGACAGCGCCTCGCCCTCGACGTCCTCGGAGAGGATGAAGAGCGGCTTGCCGGCGGCGATGACCTTCTCCAGCAGCGGCAGCAGGTCGGCGATGGCGCTGATCTTGCCCTGGTGGATGAGGAGGTACGGGTCGTCGAGGACCGCCTCCTGGCGCTCCGCGTCGGTGACGAAGTACGCCGAGATGTAGCCCTTGTCGAACTGCATGCCCTCGGTGAACTCGAGCTCGGTCGAGGGGGTGTTGGACTCCTCGACCGTGATCACGCCGTCCTTGCCGACCTTGCCGAAGGCCTCGGCGAGCAGCTCGCCGATGTGGCTGTCGCGCGAGGAGACGGTCGCCACGGAGGCGATGTCCTTCTCGTCGTCGACGTCGCGGGCGGCGGCCTTGAGGGCGTCGGCCACGGCACCGGCCGCGGCGTCCATGCCCCGCTTGAGGCCCATCGGGTTGGCGCCGGCGGCGACGGCGCGCAGCCCCTCGTGGACCAGCGCCTGGGCCAGGACGGTCGCGGTCGTCGTACCGTCACCGGCGACGTCGTTGGTCTTGGTCGCGACCTCCTTGGTGAGCTGGGCACCGAGGTTCTCGAAGGGGTCGTCCAGCTCGACCTCACGGGCGACGGTCACGCCGTCGTTGGTGATGGTCGGCGCGCCCCACTTCTTGTCGAGCACGACATAGCGGCCCTTGGGGCCGAGGGTCACCTTGACGGTGTTGGCGAGCGCGTCGACGCCGCGCTCGAGGGCACGGCGGGCGTTCTCGTCGAACTCCAGGATCTTGGGCACTTCGTTCTCCTAGGGAGAGGTGGTTCGGTGATGTGGGAATCGCCGGTCAACCGGCGAAACTGTCACTTGTCGGGCGCTGCAACGCCCGACAAGTGACAGAACAACCGGTCGACCGGCGATTCCTGCAAGCCGGAAGGCTCGGATCAGGCCAGGACCGCGAGGACGTCGCGGGCCGAGAGGATGAGGTACTCCTGGCCGGAGTACTTGACCTCGGTGCCGCCGTACTTGCTGTAGATGACCTTGTCGCCCACCGCCACGTCGAGCGGGACGCGGTTGCCGTTGTCGTCGATGCGACCGGGGCCGATGGCCAGGACCTCGCCCTCCTGGGGCTTCTCCTTCGCCGTGTCGGGGATGACCAGACCAGAGGCGGTGGTCTGCTCGGCCTCGAGGGGCTTGACGACGATCCGGTCCTCGAGCGGCTTGATGTTGACCGACACGATGTCGACCTCCACTTTCTAAGACTGTGTCTGTGTGTTCTGCATTGGCACACTCGCGGTGAGAGTGCCAATGACGAAACTAGCACTCTCCGCAAGGGAGTGCCAGAGCACACCCCTAGGCGGACGTGATCACGACCAAAGTCGGTTGACCTGACGTCGGGGCGGGCCACTAGCGTTCTCGACATGTTTGCTGCGCTCGGCCGCTTCGTGACCCGTTTCCGTTGGTATGTGATCGGCGCCTGGGTGCTCCTCGCCGTGATCGTGGGCGCCGCCGCGCCCGCCCTCGAGTCGACCCAGGACAACTCCGAGTTCCTCCCCGACCACTACGAATCGATCCAGGCGCTGAAGCTGCAGGAGGACAAGTTCTCCGACGCCTTCTCCCCGGGCGCGATCCTGGTCATCGAGCGCAAGGACGGCGGCGCGCTGACCGCCGACGACCAGACCGCCGTCGCCGGGCTCGCCCAGGAGCTCGCGCCCACGCTCGGCAAGAAGACCTTCCAGCAGATGGTCATCGCGCAGAACGAGGTCGGCGAGCCGAACCTCTCCGAGGACGGCACCGTGCTGTTCGCGGTCATCCCGCTCGCCGACGGCGCCACCGGCTTCGACCCCCAGGCATTCGACGACGCCGAGAAGATGCGCGACGAGCTCGGCGACCTCACCGAGGGCACCGACCTCGAGGTCCGCACGACCGGAGGCGTGCCCCAGGGTCTCGACTCGCAGGAGTCCAGCGAGAGCACCCTGCTCATCGTCGGCATCGCCACCGTCGTCCTCATCGTCGGCCTGCTCGCCCTGATCTTCCGCAGCGTGCTGATCTGCCTCCTGCCGATCGTCGTGGTCGGCCTGGTGTCCTCGATCGCCACCGGCGCCATCGCCTGGGCCAACGACATCTTCGGACTCAAGGCCGACGCGTCGGTGCAGCAGATCCTCGTCGTCGTCCTCTACGGCGTCGGCACCGACTACATCCTCTTCTTCCTGTTCCGCCACCGCGAGCGGCTGCGTCAGGGAGCCGCCGTCAAGGACTCGGTCGTGCACAGCCTCGACCGCGCCGGCGAGGCGATCGCCTCCGCGGGCGGCGCCGTGATCGTGGCCTTCATGGCGCTGATCCTCAGCTCGCTCAGCATCTTCCGGGCCATCGGCCCGGCCCTCGCGATCGCGGTGTTCGTGACCCTGCTGGCCGCGCTGACCCTCGTGCCCGCCGTCGTCTCGCTGCTCGGCAAGGCGCTCTTCTGGCCGTCGAAGTCGTGGCAGAAGGAGCCGAAGCACGGCACCTTCATCAAGCTGGGCAACACCGTCGGCCGGCGTCCGGGCCTGACCGCCCTGGTCTCGGGCGGCGCGATGACGATCCTCGCGATCTTCGCGCTCAGCTTCAGCCCGTCCTTCGACTTCAACTCCAGCCTGCCCGAGGGCGTCGAGTCGACGGAGGCGATGAAGACCTTCCAGGAGCACTTCTCCGCGGGTGCCGCCGAGCCGGTGCCGGTCCTCGTCGATGCCGAGGGCGCCGACGTGACCCCCGACCAGCTCGAGGCGTTCAAGACCGCGCTCGGCGAGGCCGAAGGCGTCGACCAGGTGACCGGTCCGGTCCCGTCCTCGGACGGGACGGCCTACCAGTACTACCTGACCCTCCACGACGATCCCGTCTCGGACGCCGCCCAGGACAACGTCGGCGGCCCGATCCGCGACGCCGCCCACGCCGCCGCCCCCGAGGGCACCGAGGCGTACGTCGGCGGCACGCCGGGCATCTTCGCCGACATGTCCGCGGCGATGGCCCGCGACTACAAGGTGGTCTTCCCCGTCGCCGCGGCGGTCATCCTGCTGATCCTGGCGCTGCTGCTGCGCAGCCTGGTGGCGCCGTGGTTCCTGATGGCCGCGGTGGGACTCGGCTTCGCCGCGACCCTCGGCCTGACCGTGATCGCGTTCCAGTTCATCGGGGGCGAGTCCGGCCTGATCTTCATGCTGCCGATCTACATCTACCTGTTCGTCACAGCACTCGGCACGGACTACAACATCTTGATGATCGCGCGACTGCGCGAGGAGGCGCGCGAGGGTCGCGACCCGCACGGCGCGGCGGCCCAGGCCGTCACCCACGCCGGACCCACGATCGCCGCCGCCGGCGTGATCCTCGCCGGGACGTTCGCCTCGCTGATGCTCGGCGGCAACACGCTGATCGTGTCCATGGGCTTCGCGCTCGCCGTCGGCATCCTGATCGTGTCGTTCGTGATGTCGATGTTCTTCACGCCGGCGCTGACCTCGCTGCTGGGTCACGCCGCCTGGTGGCCGGGCCACGGCGACGAGAAGCGCGACGACGAGCCGGAGAAGGAGCTCACCCCCACCGCCTGACCCGGTCGACCCCGACCTGACAGGATCGGGACGTGGATCTCGACGACTTCCGGTGGCTGCTGACCGACGAGGGGCAGGCGCTGCTCGCCGAGGCCGCGGCCCTGGTCGCCGAGGGCGCCGCTCCGCTCGCCGCCGGCTCCGCGCTGCGTCGTACGACGACGCCGGAGCGGGCGGCGACGGCGCTCACCCAGGTGGAGCTGCGCGGACGAGCGGTCGCGAAGTTCGGCGACCTGGCACAGCGGATGTACTTCACCCCCGACGCGCTGGAGCAGGCGACCCGGCTCCGGGTCGCCCGGCACCGGGCAGGTCGGGCGACGGCGTTCGGGGCACGGACCCTGGTCGACCTGGGCTGCGGGATCGGCGGCGACCTCGTCGCGGCCGCCGAGGCGGGCCTCGTGTGCGCCGGCGTCGACCTCGACCCGGTCCGGGTGGCCGTCGCCCAGGCGAACCTCACCGTGCTGGGCCTGCCGGGCGCCGTCCAGGTCGCCGACGCGACGACGGTCGACCACCGCGGCTTCGACCTCGCCTTCGCCGATCCGGCCCGCCGCTCGGGCGCGGGACGCAGCTTCCGGGTCGAGGACTGGAGCCCGCCGTGGTCCTGGGTCGAGGAGCTGCTCGGCCGGGACGCGTGCGTGAAGGTCGCGCCCGGCATCCCCCACACGCTGGTGCCCGCCGGTGTCGAGGCCGAGTGGGTCAGCGACGACGGAGAGGTCAAGGAGGCCGCGCTGTGGGCCGGGCGGACCGCCACCGTGGCCCGCCGCGCGACCGTGATCGGCGCGGGCGGCCTGGCCACGCTCACCGACGAGGACGACCCGGGCATCGGCGCGGTCGGGGTGCGGGCGGTCGGCGACTATCTCTACGAGCCCGACGGAGCCGTGATCCGCGCCGGTCTCGTGACCGGGGTCGCGGCGGGCGTGGGTGGCGGCCTGGTCGACCCGAAGATCGCCTATGTCACCGCGGACCAGCCGTTCCGCACGCCCTTCGCCCGCGGCTACCGGGTCCTCGAGACCCTCCCCTACCGGGAGAAGCAGCTCAAGGCCGCCCTGCGCGAGCGAGGCATCGGCCGGCTGACCGTCAAGAAGCGGGGCGTCGACGTCTCCCCCGAGACGCTGCGCCAGCGGCTCTCACTTCACGGCGACGCCGAGGCGACGATCGTGCTGACCCGCGTGGCCGGCGAGGGCACCGCGCTCCTGGTGGCGCCCTTCTGAGCCGGCCTCACCGGCCCGGGCCCGGCAGGTCCATGGTGCGCCCGCCGCGGGCCAGCACGGCCCGCTCGCTGCGGATGACCGTCTTGTGCAGGTCCGCATTGTCGCCGCGCCGCACCCGGGCCGGCAGGGCGTGGCGTGAGGTCCGCGCGAAGGCGGTGGCGCCGCGCCAGGCCAGCGCGTGGGCCGGCGTCCACGGCAGGCCGTAGAGCCGGCGCACCTCGGGCGGCAGCATCCCGACCACGAGCAGGTTGGTCACCGTGACGCCCGGACGGGCCACCGGCGGCACCGGCATGTCGCGGGCGATGGCCCGGCCGACGGCGCGGGCCTCCTGCGTGAGGTGCATCCGCCCGGACGCGAACCAGTCAGCCATCCAGCGCTCGAAGTCCGTGGCCGTCGCGGGCGCCACCGAGCGCGGCATGCCGAACAGCTCGCCGAACCGGACCCAGTCGGCCCACAGGTCCTCCTTCTCCCCCGCGCTCAACGGCCGCACCAGGGTCTCGAAGGCGACCCGGGAGGAGTCCGCCAGCATCGCCATGGTCCAGAGCATGAGCTCGGGGTCGAAGGCGTCGTACGGCGTGCCGCGGGCGAAGGAGCCCTCGTCCTGGGCGAGCTCGCCCCGGACCCGGGTGTGCAGGTCGTGGACGGCGGCGAGCAGCCGGTCGGCCTCGGCCCGCGGGGCGAAGAAGATGGTCTCGAAGGCGAGCGCGGTGCGGGCCAGCCGCTCGAAGGGGCGCTCCTTGGCGAGCGTGGACTGGGAGGTGCCGACGTAGGGCACCGGGTGGGTGGCGCCGATGATCAGCGCCCGCTGGCCGTAGGTCTGCCCGACCGCGCGGTGCGACTGCACGAAACGCAGCATCGACCCCTCGGGGAAGTACCCGTCGCCGCCGCGCGCGCTGTCCATCGCCTCAGCCTGCCAGGACCTCGGTCACCGGGAGGCTGGAATCGGCAGGAAGGTCGAGCGCGGACGGCGCCCGCCCCCGCTCGACCATGGTCGCGCCGAGGGCCGCCACCATCGCCCCGTTGTCGGTGCACAGGCCCGGGCGCGGCACCCGGACCCGGATCCCGAGCCGCCCCGCACGCTCCTCCGCGAGCGCACGCAGGCGGGAGTTCGCAGCGACGCCGCCACCGATCATCAGGTCCTCGATGCCCTCGGCGCTGGCGGCGTCGAGGGCCTTGCGGACCAGTACGTCGCAGACCGCCTCCTGGAAGGAGGCCGCGACGTCGGCCACCGGCACCGGCTCGCCGGAGCGCTCCCGCGCCTCGACCCAGCGGGCGACCGCGGTCTTGAGACCCGAGAAGGAGAAGTCGAAGCGGTGCCGCTCCAGGTCGCGGCGGCTGGTGAGCCCGCGCGGGAAGTCGATCGCGACCTGGTCGCCCTCGCGGGCGGCCCGGTCGATGTGGGGACCGCCGGGGAACGGCAGCCCGAGCAGGCGCGCGACCTTGTCGAACGCCTCACCGGCCGCGTCGTCGATGGTCGCCCCCAGGGGAGCCACGCCGTCGTCGTACCCGGTGATGTCGGTGACCTTGAGCAGGCTGGAATGGCCCCCGGAGACGAGCAGCGCGAGGCACGGCTCGGGCAGTGGTCCGTGCTCCAGCTGGTCGACGGCGACGTGGGCGGCGAGATGGTTGACGCCGTAGATCGGCTTGCCGAGCGAGAGCGCGAGCGCCTTGGCCGAGGCGACGCCGACCAGCAGCGCGCCGGCGAGTCCGGGGCCGTGGGTCACCGCGATCGCGTCGACGTCGCCCAGGGCCACCCCGGCGGTGTCGCAGGCCCGCTGGATGGTCGGGACCATCGCCTCGAGGTGCGCCCGGCTCGCGACCTCCGGTACGACGCCGCCGAAGCGCGCGTGCTCCTCGACACTGCTCGCCACCGCATCGGCCAGCAGGGTCTGGCCGCGGACGATGCCGACGCCGGTCTCGTCGCACGAGGTCTCGATGCCGAGCACCAGGGGTTCGTCGCGGGTCACGGGACCATTGTGACGGGTGTCGCCAGCACGAGGGCGGTGGTGCCGTCGCGGTAGTAGCGCGCCCGCTGCCCGAGCTCGCTGAACCCGTGCCGTTCGTAGAACCGCCGGGCGGGTGTGTTGTCCTCGCGCACCTCCAGCAGCAGCCTCGTGGCCCCGCCCCGGGCCGCGACGGCGTGGACGCCCTCCAGGAGGGCCGTGGCGACGCCGGCGCGGCGCAGCGGGACCGGGACCGCGATCCGCTGCAGCTCGGCGTCCACGTCGACCACGCTGACCACGGCGTAGCCGGCGAACCTCCCGTCGTGCCCGGCGACGACGAGACCGACGGTCGGCAGCAGGCCCGCGACACCCTCGCCGATCAGGTTCGCCGACCAGGGGTCGAGCGGGAATGCCTCGGCCTCGAGTGCGACGATCGCGGCGACGTCGGCCTCGGTCGCCGCTCGCACGGTGGTGCGCTCGCTCACGGACGGCGACTCATCGCGCCCGGGCGACGGCGTCGGGGCGGCGGAGGTAGAGCGGCTCGGGCGGCAGCACCGCGACCCGCCCCTCGGCGACACCCCGCGCCAGCCAGGCTGCGGACGGCCGCTGCGGGCCGCGGGCGTCGGGGAACGCGTCGGGGTACAGGCGCGCACCCTCCCCGACGACGGGGCCGTCGGTGGCGAGCACGTCCGGCTTGTCGACGACAGCCTCGTCCAGGCGCATCCCCCGGCCGTCGTACGACGCGCGGTAGACCTCCTTGCGCCGGGCGTCGGTCGCGACCACGAAGTCGCCGCTCACCGTGCCCTCCGCGACCGCCTCCAGGGCCAGGGCGTCGAGCGAGCACACCCCGTGGACCGGTACGCCGAGCACGTGGGCCATCGTGCGCGCCGTGACCAGGCCGACCCGGAGCCCGGTGAACGGGCCCGGACCGACGCCGACCGCGAGGCCGGTCAGCTCGCCGGGGCGGGCGCCCGCCTCGGCGAGCACCCGCTCGATCAGGGGCGCCAGCTGCTCGCCGTGCCGCATCCCCTCGGTGAAGGTCGCCGCGGCGACGACGCCGGTCCCGTCGTGGAGCGCGACGGTCACCGTCGGCGAGGCCGTGTCGAAGGCGAGCAGCACGCCCCGAGGCTACCGTCGCGGTCGCTACTTCCAGACCTTGACGTAGTCGACCTCGAGCGTGGTCGGCGCCCGGGTGCCGCCGAGGAAGGTGTTGACGCCGCTCCCGCTGAGCAGCTGGGAGAAGCTCATGATGAAGCGCTTGCGGAAGCTGGGGGCCCCGGCGGTGTTGGTCAGGCAGGTCCTGCCGTCCACCGAGATCGTCAGGCGGTCGGCGGTCCAGTCCAGCGTGTAGGTGTGCCACTGCCCGCGCGGAGCCAGGCAGTCCCAGGCGGTGTTGAGACCGTGCCGGGCGCCACCGTTGTCGTTCCACGTGTAGTGCAGGAAGGGGATCGCCAGGTCCGGGTAGGCCGCGTAGTTCTCGACGATGTCGATCTCGCCGGAGGCGGGCCAGGTCGCGTCCGAGCTGTAGCGGGTGTCGGGCCACAGCCAGAACGCCTCCTGCGGTCCGGCGTAGGACACCGCCTGGGACTTCATCCGGGCCTCGAACCGGCCGTACTGCTGGCTCCACCGCCAGAACGTGTTGACCGACCCGGTCACATAGGAGGCCCGGGTGCCGTCCTTGCGCAGCGGGCACTGGTCGGCGCGGTCGGCGGGGCGCGCGGTGAGCCGCAGCGAGCCGCCGCT
This region of Nocardioides sp. L-11A genomic DNA includes:
- a CDS encoding cytochrome d ubiquinol oxidase subunit II; this translates as MSLELAVAAALFVGVIAYAVLGGADFGSGFFDLTAGSSRRGAELRTLVDHSIGPVWEANHVWLIYVLVIWWTGFPASFAAAMATLVLPLLLALLGIVLRGASFAFRKYAATLAQARLFGIVFATSSIITPFFLGTVAGGIASGRVPLDGTGDRWASWVNPTSLFGGAIAVGTCAFLAGVFLVADARRSGQERLADELRVRALAVGAVTGVVVFAALVPIDRDAPTLAAGLEGRAAPLVALAGLAGVATMALLWARRYAVARVTAVLAVAAVVSGWGVGQYPWLLVDEVTIADAAGATATLQGLLVAVGLAVVVVVPPLAYLFRLTQSEAWSRPDH
- a CDS encoding cytochrome ubiquinol oxidase subunit I; protein product: MLAPDVVTALTHLAAEAEPAGLLPARQQMALSLGWHIVLACFGVAFPAMIFTMHLIGIRRKDPVALELAKRWAKVSAVLFAIGAVSGTVLSFEMGLLWPGLMGTYGDVLGLPFAFEGLAFFLEAIFLGIYLYGWGRMPPKRHVLMVLPMAITGVIGAYCVLAVNAWMNAPTGFRIVDGAVTDVQPWAVLFNLQTFVQFAHMWVGAYMLAGFTIAGVYAVGMLRGRRDAHHRLGFLVPFVFASIAAVTQPFVGHVLGFGLDERQPAKLAAFELAETTESPSPLRLGGILVDGEVKYSIDIPYLGSLIAMNSPDKPVPGLDTIPEEDHPPVNLTHLAFQTMVGIGTLLAAAVVWFWFQRRRGRDLLEKRWFLRFAAAAGPLAVIALEAGWIATEVGRQPWIVYGVMRTPEAVGDYSASLWWLLGISTVVYTAMTVGAVVVLRSMARRWRAGDADLPSPYAPEVPEVRG
- a CDS encoding GNAT family N-acetyltransferase, with the protein product MLWRVRAGLADRPGALAELAAACGRAGVNIVTVQVFPEGTSVTDELVLQVPPEWTRDQLQELVTRAGGSAVSAAPVTTAALEDQPTRYVRAVREIIAQPASFPDVAAHLFDADVAPSTGADDVLEMVVGGSATIQIRRDTPFTPTERARAHALAELVGEVLDTQVPPAPHQPGAGDPEFVTTGEVVSALAGGKVAGRAEYARAEGDAPWPVDLWVDPAWHRRGVGTRLLADVARAARSAGAEEIVLTAPSDTKAVLPMVLAAGMRGRIRMAGESLTVRIALTDLRR
- the groL gene encoding chaperonin GroEL (60 kDa chaperone family; promotes refolding of misfolded polypeptides especially under stressful conditions; forms two stacked rings of heptamers to form a barrel-shaped 14mer; ends can be capped by GroES; misfolded proteins enter the barrel where they are refolded when GroES binds), with protein sequence MPKILEFDENARRALERGVDALANTVKVTLGPKGRYVVLDKKWGAPTITNDGVTVAREVELDDPFENLGAQLTKEVATKTNDVAGDGTTTATVLAQALVHEGLRAVAAGANPMGLKRGMDAAAGAVADALKAAARDVDDEKDIASVATVSSRDSHIGELLAEAFGKVGKDGVITVEESNTPSTELEFTEGMQFDKGYISAYFVTDAERQEAVLDDPYLLIHQGKISAIADLLPLLEKVIAAGKPLFILSEDVEGEALSTLVVNKIRGTFNAVAVKAPAFGDRRKAMLQDIAVLTGGQVISPEVGLKLDQVGLDVLGQARRIVVTKDNTTIIDGAGEAADVNGRVEQIKKEIEASDSDWDTEKLQERLAKLSGGVVVIKVGAHTEVELKEKKHRIEDAVSATRAAIEEGIVPGGGSAIIHASSALDDDLGLSGDEAVGVRIVRKAVEEPLRWIAENGGENGYVVTHKVRELGVGNGYNAATGEYGDLLAQGVIDPVKVTRSALANAVSVAGMLLTTETLVVDKPEEEQPEAAGHGHGHGHGH
- the groES gene encoding co-chaperone GroES, with product MSVNIKPLEDRIVVKPLEAEQTTASGLVIPDTAKEKPQEGEVLAIGPGRIDDNGNRVPLDVAVGDKVIYSKYGGTEVKYSGQEYLILSARDVLAVLA
- a CDS encoding MMPL family transporter; protein product: MFAALGRFVTRFRWYVIGAWVLLAVIVGAAAPALESTQDNSEFLPDHYESIQALKLQEDKFSDAFSPGAILVIERKDGGALTADDQTAVAGLAQELAPTLGKKTFQQMVIAQNEVGEPNLSEDGTVLFAVIPLADGATGFDPQAFDDAEKMRDELGDLTEGTDLEVRTTGGVPQGLDSQESSESTLLIVGIATVVLIVGLLALIFRSVLICLLPIVVVGLVSSIATGAIAWANDIFGLKADASVQQILVVVLYGVGTDYILFFLFRHRERLRQGAAVKDSVVHSLDRAGEAIASAGGAVIVAFMALILSSLSIFRAIGPALAIAVFVTLLAALTLVPAVVSLLGKALFWPSKSWQKEPKHGTFIKLGNTVGRRPGLTALVSGGAMTILAIFALSFSPSFDFNSSLPEGVESTEAMKTFQEHFSAGAAEPVPVLVDAEGADVTPDQLEAFKTALGEAEGVDQVTGPVPSSDGTAYQYYLTLHDDPVSDAAQDNVGGPIRDAAHAAAPEGTEAYVGGTPGIFADMSAAMARDYKVVFPVAAAVILLILALLLRSLVAPWFLMAAVGLGFAATLGLTVIAFQFIGGESGLIFMLPIYIYLFVTALGTDYNILMIARLREEAREGRDPHGAAAQAVTHAGPTIAAAGVILAGTFASLMLGGNTLIVSMGFALAVGILIVSFVMSMFFTPALTSLLGHAAWWPGHGDEKRDDEPEKELTPTA